The Salvia miltiorrhiza cultivar Shanhuang (shh) chromosome 1, IMPLAD_Smil_shh, whole genome shotgun sequence genome has a window encoding:
- the LOC131005698 gene encoding uncharacterized protein LOC131005698: MIAAISWVPKGIANSVPTAADPPSKEEIEEIVKSGLLDPREESENEENDENMNDDDDDELSQNNELSHALSAANALGKVLKTGNPETDILSEALKELDMDNYDEEDDGVELFGSSNLYYASNKMDPYLKDGDEDSEEEEDMTIKPEDGIIVCARNEDDVSHLEVWILEDPSDVNSNMYVHHDIVIPAFPLCTAWLDCPLKGGEKGNFIAVGSMEPAIEIWDLDIMDEVQPSATLGGVAEKKKKGKKKSIKYKDGSHTDSVLGLAWNKEYRNILASASADKLVKIWDVATETCNLTLENHTDKVQAVAWNHFAPQVLLSGSFDHTVVMKDGRQPQHSGFRWPVAADVESLAWDPHTEYSFVVSLENGMVSGFDIRNASSDPSSQSKPCFTLHAHDKAVCAIAYNSLVPNLLATGSMDKMVKLWDLSNEPSCIASNNPKAGAVFSISFSVDCPFTLAVGGAKGKLQMWDILSDAEVSRRYGKYSARAKPPSS; encoded by the exons ATGATTGCCGCCATCTCCTGGGTTCCGAAAGGAATTGCAAATTCAGTACCTACTGCAGCAGACCCCCCTTCCAAAGAAGAAATTGAAGAGATTGTAAAGAGTGGTCTTCTGGATCCTCG CGAAGagagtgaaaatgaggaaaatgatgaaaatatgaatgatgatgatgatgatgaactCAGTCAAAATAATGAACTTTCTCACGCGTTATCTGCTGCTAATGCACTTGGAAAAGTTCTCAAGACTGGAAATCCAGAAACTGACATTTTATCAGAAGCATTGAAGGAACTAGACATGGATAACtatgatgaagaagatgatg GCGTTGAGCTGTTTGGCTCTTCCAACTTATACTATGCAAGTAACAAAATGGACCCTTATTTGAAGGATGGT GACGAAGACTCTGAAGAGGAAGAGGATATGACCATAAAACCAGAGGATGGTATCATAGTGTGTGCCAGGAATGAGGATGATGTCAGCCATCTTGAG GTTTGGATATTGGAAGACCCTTCAGATGTTAATTCAAACATGTATGTACACCATGACATTGTCATTCCAGCATTTCCCCTTTGCACAGCATGGCTTGATTGTCCTCTCAAAGGTGGTGAAAAAG GAAACTTTATTGCTGTTGGGTCGATGGAACCAGCTATTGAGATATGGGACCTTGATATT ATGGATGAAGTCCAGCCATCTGCTACCTTAGGTGGTGTTgctgaaaagaagaaaaagggaAAGAAG AAATCTATTAAATACAAGGATGGCAGCCACACAGATTCAGTTCTTGGACTTGCCTGGAACAAGGAGTATAG GAACATTCTTGCTAGTGCAAGTGCGGACAAATTGGTTAAGATTTGGGATGTGGCAACTGAAACTTGTAATCTGACTTTGGAGAACCATACAGACAAG GTTCAAGCAGTTGCATGGAATCATTTTGCGCCGCAAGTTCTTCTCAGTGGATCTTTTGATCATACTGTAGTTATG AAAGATGGCCGACAACCCCAACATAGTGGATTTAGATGGCCTGTGGCTGCCGATGTTGAAAGCCTGGCATGGGATCCACACACCGAGTATTCATTTGTG gTCAGTCTGGAAAATGGCATGGTTTCTGGCTTTGATATCCGTAATGCTAGCTCTGATCCGTCCTCTCAGTCTAAGCCATGTTTCACTCTCCATGCACATGACAAAGCAGTTTGTGCAATTGCATATAATAGCTTAGTTCCAAAT CTTCTTGCTACTGGATCCATGGATAAGATG GTGAAACTCTGGGATTTGTCAAATGAGCCTTCATGCATAGCGTCCAACAATCCGAAAGCT GGGGCTGTGTTTTCCATTTCATTCTCTGTGGACTGCCCTTTTACACTGGCCGTTGGAGGCGCCAAAGGAAAATTGCAG ATGTGGGATATATTATCTGATGCTGAGGTTTCAAGAAGATATGGGAAATATTCGGCCCGAGCTAAGCCACCAAGTTCTTGA
- the LOC131005699 gene encoding protein SMAX1-LIKE 6-like codes for MLHLFNNNQPLNYYYYSFLFPFSALFLWKQMPTPVAAARQCLTQESAAVLDDAVGVARRRGHAQTTSLHMVSSLLSLPSSSLREACSRTRSNAYSTRVQFKALELSLSVSLDRLPSSPAAKHDEPPVSNSLMAAIKRSQANQRRQPENFSFYQQQQQQQFSAAPLVKVELQNLIVSILDDPLVSRVFGEAGFRSCDIKMATLRPGIGSFQVLGCTSRYKRPSPPLFLCNLTASEGDHAGINGGKGFSFPFMGCFAGDDTARRIGEVMLRDKKRCPLLLGISATDALTTFLDTVRGGGGGALPDGLSGLRVERVGEEILRYLSDGDEGPLKSRLEEVEGGGGGVVVDFGDLAALVGDGVAAERLKFLVGSLGRLVVGGKVWLIGVAAAYEVYFKILNRFPSIEEDWQLGVLPITSLKFAMGGSYPRSSLMESFVPLGGFFSLPPETNACQYVGRCHLCNDKYEQEVAAVSNGGEKHQSGSMKGTDDRVLLNAKISGLQKKWDGICQQHHLGRPHAHQVPPRVLGFQVRKGNDRGDNSNESSNDKNAESTHLQKSSSSLTSKSGEIVPPKMNPSTADDDRASPSSVTSVTTDLGLAIVDAFTPTISNDLVKDPKLLYRALLQRLGHQEEAVSSVVEAVTRGINRRNIWINVRGGDGLSKKKLGLAMAEVMYRSRESLIYVDLSFQEEVMMSQVDALFNAQFSNKYELTMRGTVVDYLVEKLSRKPAVVFLDNVDKADLVVQKTLLQAIRSGRFTDWCGREVSVSNCVFLGATRLSEGNEEDVVGTGAGAGARGSAMHIVVRFDLSDDDPTVNKRKLVGRGSDRSSIISGSSHEMAKRAHKASKSYLDLNLPAEGSEVCNVESESECGSGSESSRSSWMEELDREVDETVVFKQFDFPALEKKVLERVAGCLRDVVGCECAVEVEGKAMKQIVAAAYLYGSKVVEDWIESVVRQGFVEAMGKYSLSGRSIVRVDAVGEELPQPQPQGLLPARVAVK; via the exons atgttacatttatttaataataatcaaCCATTAAATTACTACTACTACtcctttttatttcctttttccgCTCTTTTTTTGTGGAAGCAAATGCCGACGCCCGTGGCCGCCGCGAGGCAATGCCTCACGCAGGAGTCGGCCGCCGTCCTCGATGACGCCGTGGGCGTGGCGCGCCGCCGCGGCCACGCGCAGACGACCTCCCTCCACATGGTCTCCTCCCTCCTCTCCCTCCCGAGCTCCTCCCTCCGCGAGGCATGCAGCCGGACTCGCAGCAATGCTTACTCCACCCGAGTTCAATTCAAGGCGCTCGAGCTCTCCCTCAGCGTCTCCCTCGACCGCCTCCCCTCGTCGCCGGCGGCCAAGCACGACGAGCCGCCGGTGTCGAATTCGCTCATGGCGGCGATCAAGCGATCGCAGGCGAATCAGCGGCGGCAGCCGGAGAATTTCAGCTTctaccagcagcagcagcagcagcagttctCGGCGGCGCCGCTGGTGAAGGTGGAGCTGCAGAATCTGATCGTCTCGATCCTCGATGACCCTCTCGTGAGCCGCGTGTTTGGGGAGGCGGGTTTCCGGAGCTGCGACATTAAGATGGCGACGCTGCGGCCCGGGATTGGGAGCTTCCAGGTGCTGGGTTGTACCTCGAGGTACAAGCGGCCGAGCCCGCCGCTGTTCCTGTGCAATCTGACGGCGAGCGAGGGGGATCATGCCGGGATTAATGGCGGGAAGGGTTTCAGCTTTCCGTTTATGGGTTGTTTCGCGGGAGACGACACCGCGAGGAGGATAGGCGAGGTTATGCTGAGGGACAAGAAAAGATGCCCGCTTTTGTTGGGGATTTCTGCCACTGACGCTTTAACGACTTTCTTGGACACAgtgcgcggcggcggcggcggcgcgttGCCGGATGGGCTGAGCGGGTTGCGCGTGGAGCGCGTGGGGGAGGAGATTCTGAGGTATTTGAGCGACGGCGACGAGGGGCCGCTGAAGTCGAGGTTGGAGGAAGTGGaggggggcggcggcggcgtggtgGTGGATTTCGGCGATTTGGCGGCGTTGGTGGGAGACGGCGTCGCGGCGGAGAGGCTGAAGTTTTTGGTGGGGAGTTTGGGGAGGTTGGTGGTGGGTGGGAAGGTGTGGTTGATCGGGGTAGCGGCGGCGTACGAGGTTTATTTCAAGATTTTGAACAGGTTTCCCTCCATTGAAGAGGATTGGCAGCTCGGAGTTTTGCCCATTACTTCCCTCAAGTTCGCCATGGGAGGCTCCTACCCTAGATCCAG CTTGATGGAGTCTTTCGTTCCGTTGGGCGGGTTCTTCTCGTTGCCACCTGAGACGAATGCGTGCCAATATGTGGGCCGTTGTCACCTATGCAACGACAAGTACGAACAAGAAGTGGCCGCAGTTTCAAATGGTGGTGAGAAGCATCAATCAGGTTCCATGAAG GGCACAGATGATAGAGTGTTACTGAATGCCAAAATCAGTGGGCTGCAGAAGAAGTGGGATGGCATCTGCCAGCAACACCACTTGGGCCGGCCTCACGCCCACCAAGTCCCGCCCCGTGTTCTAGGATTCCAAGTCAGGAAAGGGAACGACCGTGGTGACAACTCGAACGAGTCATCCAACGACAAGAATGCAGAATCCACTCACCTACAGAAGAGCTCCTCCTCACTCACCTCAAAATCTGGTGAAATTGTCCCTCCAAAGATGAATCCTTCAACCGCGGATGATGATCGCGCCTCTCCATCTTCCGTTACTTCGGTCACCACTGATCTAGGGTTGGCCATCGTGGATGCATTCACCCCCACCATCTCTAATGATCTGGTCAAAGATCCCAAGCTGCTTTACAGAGCTCTTCTCCAACGACTTGGCCATCAAGAAGAAGCGGTTAGCTCTGTAGTCGAGGCTGTAACGCGAGGAATCAACCGTAGAAATATCTGGATCAATGTGCGAGGAGGCGATGGATTGAGCAAGAAGAAGCTGGGGCTGGCCATGGCAGAGGTGATGTACAGAAGCAGAGAGAGCCTTATCTATGTGGACTTGAGTTTCCAAGAAGAGGTGATGATGAGCCAAGTAGATGCTCTGTTCAATGCCCAATTCAGTAACAAATACGAGTTAACAATGAGAGGGACTGTTGTTGACTACTTGGTCGAGAAGCTGAGCCGGAAGCCAGCCGTTGTCTTCCTCGACAACGTCGACAAGGCCGACCTCGTGGTCCAGAAGACGTTGCTGCAGGCCATCAGGAGTGGGCGGTTCACGGATTGGTGCGGACGAGAGGTGAGCGTCAGCAACTGCGTATTCCTCGGAGCCACGAGGCTCTCGGAAGGCAACGAGGAGGATGTGGTGGGGACGGGGGCGGGGGCGGGGGCGAGGGGGAGTGCAATGCATATAGTGGTGAGATTCGACCTGAGCGACGATGATCCGACGGTGAACAAGAGGAAGCTGGTGGGGCGGGGAAGCGATAGAAGCAGCATCATCAGCGGCAGCAGCCACGAGATGGCGAAACGGGCGCACAAGGCGTCCAAGTCCTACCTGGACTTGAACCTCCCAGCTGAAGGGAGTGAGGTATGCAACGTGGAATCGGAGTCCGAGTGCGGCTCCGGCTCCGAGAGCTCGAGGTCGTCGTGGATGGAAGAGCTGGACAGGGAGGTGGATGAGACGGTGGTGTTCAAGCAGTTCGATTTCCCAGCTCTCGAGAAGAAGGTGTTGGAGAGGGTGGCGGGGTGCCTGCGCGACGTGGTGGGGTGCGAGTGCGCGGTGGAGGTGGAGGGGAAAGCGATGAAGCAGATTGTGGCGGCGGCGTACTTGTACGGCAGCAAGGTTGTGGAGGATTGGATTGAAAGTGTGGTGAGGCAGGGGTTTGTGGAAGCCATGGGGAAGTATAGCCTGAGTGGCCGTTCGATCGTTCGGGTCGACGCCGTCGGGGAGGAGCTGCCGCAGCCGCAGCCGCAAGGGCTGCTGCCGGCCAGAGTTGCGGTCAAGTAG